A region of the Streptococcus oralis Uo5 genome:
AACGTCAGCGTCTGTCACTTCTTTTTCTACATCTACTGATACTTCAAGGTTTTTGTAGTCACCCAATTTCACTTCAGGTTTTGTCACGACTTCAGCTGTGATAACCCAGTCTTGACCTTTTTCCATTGAAGTCACGTCAATTTTTGGTTGTGCAACGACTTCAAGACCAGCTTCTTTTACTGCAGCTTCATAAGCGTTTGGCAAAAGAGCGTTCATTGCATCTTGATAAAGAGCTTCTTCACCAAATTTTTGGTCGAAGATAGGGCGTGGAAGGTGACCTTTACGGAAACCAGGAACGTTAAGAGTTTTCTTTACTGAGTTAAATACACGGTCCAATTCTGGTTTGATTTGGTCTTGAGAGATAGTGAAAGTCAAGACACCACGGTTTGTTTCTTTGTTTTCAAATGATACAGACATTCTGTCATTTCTCCTTAAAATTTTTAATACAGTCCATTATACCATATAATAGCGACTTTTTTCAAGTAATGAATGCGCTTTTCAATAGTGCTAGAGGTACTTGCTTGCTTCCTTGATACTAAGTTCAGCCATTCTCTTCTTATTTTTTTCAATAAAACGTGCTACCCATTCGGGATTGGTTTTAGAGTAGTCTCTTAGAGCCCAGCCGATGGCTTTGTTGATAAAAAATTCTGTCTGGTCCAGATTGTTGAGCAGGATCTTTTCCATCAGTTGGACATTTGTTTTTTCTTTCCTTAACAACTGGTGGTCAATAGCGACTCGCCTCAGCCAGATATTGTCTGAGAGGCTCCATTTTAAAAGCACTTCTTCAAGTTCCGGATGGTTAGCCACCAAACTTCCTACTACTCTATCTAAGATATCTACCGTGTCCCACCAAGACTTGGTCACGACCAGACGCTCAAGCTCAGGCAAATCGTCCTTCGTTAGATAAGACTGCATGGCTTTCAAATAGTTGGCAGCTACATATTGGTATTCTCTAGATTCCTTTTCCCAGCAAGTGTCTACAAAATCCCAATCGATAATCTTTGTTTTTTTCGCGCTTGGAAAATACTTTTTATAGAGGGCATTTCTTTCAGGACCTGCAATCCCTAGAAAGGGAAATTGATGGCGCATATAGGTTTCCATTGGGCCTGCTTTCTCAGGGTCTTTTCCCGCTTCGAGCTCCACAAGTAAATCTGTAAGATTCATCTAAAAATCCTCCTGCCCTACCAAGTGGTGCTGAAAGGCATAGACCGCAGCCTGGGTGCGATCGCTGACCTCAAGCTTGGCTAGGATATTAGACACATGGGTTTTGACCGTCTTTAGGGAGATAAAGAGTTCGTCT
Encoded here:
- a CDS encoding DNA alkylation repair protein; amino-acid sequence: MNLTDLLVELEAGKDPEKAGPMETYMRHQFPFLGIAGPERNALYKKYFPSAKKTKIIDWDFVDTCWEKESREYQYVAANYLKAMQSYLTKDDLPELERLVVTKSWWDTVDILDRVVGSLVANHPELEEVLLKWSLSDNIWLRRVAIDHQLLRKEKTNVQLMEKILLNNLDQTEFFINKAIGWALRDYSKTNPEWVARFIEKNKKRMAELSIKEASKYL